A DNA window from Setaria viridis chromosome 2, Setaria_viridis_v4.0, whole genome shotgun sequence contains the following coding sequences:
- the LOC117846534 gene encoding probable xyloglucan endotransglucosylase/hydrolase protein 8, with amino-acid sequence MGMVSRRRPCVGGGDLLAVAVLLLSCLSRGASAADPAASFGDNFEITGAEDHVKTSADGQTWYLYLDNKTGVGFQTKQRYLFGWFSMKLKLVGNDSAGVVTAYYMCSDVDAAPQRDELDFEFLGNRTGQPYIIQTNVYHNGVGGREMRHSLWFDPTADFHTYAILWNPKHIVFFVDKVPIRVYPNDASKPASNGFFPVSKPMYIFSSIWNADDWATRGGLEKTDWAKAPFVSSYRDFAADACAWPGEPGAPSPPPACAAATGDSWWDQPPAWALDEAQRLDNAWVGRNVLIYDYCDDRKRFPTPPEECALRNAGAAS; translated from the exons ATGGGAATGGTATCGCGGCGGCGCCCATGCGTGGGCGGTGGTGATCTTCTCGCCGTCGCGGTGCTGCTGCTCTCTTGCCTCTCCCGCGGCGCGTCCGCCGCGGACCCGGCGGCGTCTTTCGGCGACAACTTCGAGATCACGGGCGCCGAGGACCACGTCAAGACCTCCGCCGACGGCCAGACCTGGTACCTCTACCTCGACAACAAGACAG GCGTCGGGTTCCAGACGAAGCAGCGGTACCTCTTCGGGTGGTTCAGCATGAAGCTCAAGCTCGTCGGCAACGACTCCGCCGGCGTCGTCACCGCCTACTAC ATGTGCTCGGACGTGGACGCGGCCCCGCAGCGCGACGAGCTTGACTTCGAGTTCCTGGGCAACCGGACGGGGCAGCCCTACATCATCCAGACCAACGTGTACCAcaacggcgtcggcggccgggAGATGCGCCACTCGCTCTGGTTCGACCCCACCGCCGACTTCCACACCTACGCCATCCTCTGGAACCCCAAGCACATCGT GTTCTTCGTGGACAAGGTGCCGATCCGCGTGTACCCGAACGACGCGAGCAAGCCGGCCAGCAACGGCTTCTTCCCGGTGTCCAAGCCCATGTACATCTTCTCCAGCATCTGGAACGCCGACGACTGGGCCACGCGGGGCGGCCTGGAGAAGACGGACTGGGCCAAGGCGCCCTTCGTCTCCTCCTACCGCGACTTCGCCGCCGACGCCTGCGCGTGGCCGGGAGAGCccggcgcgccgtcgccgccgccggcgtgcgcgGCCGCCACCGGGGACAGCTGGTGGGACCAGCCGCCGGCGTGGGCGCTGGACGAGGCGCAGCGGCTGGACAACGCATGGGTGGGGCGCAACGTGCTCATCTACGACTACTGCGACGACCGCAAGCGGTTCCCCACGCCGCCCGAGGAGTGCGCGCTCCggaacgccggcgccgcctcgtgA
- the LOC117845354 gene encoding protein translation factor SUI1 homolog: protein MSDLDVQIPTAFDPFAEANAGDSGAAAGSKDYVHVRIQQRNGRKSLTTVQGLKKEFSYSKILKDLKKEFCCNGTVVQDPELGQVIQLQGDQRKNVSNFLVQAGIVKKEHIKIHGF from the exons ATGTCTGATCTCGACGTTCAGATCCCAACTGCCTTCG ATCCCTTTGCTGAGGCCAATGCTGGGGACTCTGGTGCGGCAGCAGGATCAAAGGACTACGTTCATGTACGCATCCAGCAGCGTAATGGTCGCAAGAGTCTGACTACTGTCCAGGGATTGAAGAAAGAATTCAGCTACAGCAAGATCCTAAAAGATCTCAAGAAAGAGTTTTGCTGCAATGGTACAGTGGTCCAGGACCCAGAGCTTGGACAG GTCATTCAACTCCAGGGTGATCAGAGGAAGAACGTCTCAAATTTCCTTGTCCAG GCTGGCATTGTGAAGAAGGAACATATCAAGATTCATGGTTTCTGA
- the LOC117842602 gene encoding thiamine thiazole synthase 2, chloroplastic has product MATAASTLHKSSFGGARLPSAPRAPSSAAAVATPRAAGVPIRASISNPPYDLTSFKFSPIKESIVSREMTRRYMTDMITHADTDVVVVGAGSAGLSCAYELSKDPSVSVAIVEQSVSPGGGAWLGGQLFSAMVVRKPAHLFLDELGVAYDEAEDYVVVSHAALFTSTVMSRLLARPNVKLFNAVAAEDLIVKQGRVAGVVTNWALVAMNHGTQSCMDPNVMEAKVVVSSCGHDGPFGATGVKRLQDIGMISAVPGMKALDMNTAEDAIVRLTREVVPGMIVTGMEVAEIDGAPRMGPTFGAMMISGQKAAHLALKALGRPNAIDGTTQTASQAWREELVMASKDDEVVDA; this is encoded by the exons ATGGCCACCGCCGCGTCGACCCTCCACAAGTCCTCCTTCGGCGGCGCCCGGCTCCCGTCGGCGCCGCGCGccccgtcctccgccgccgccgtggccacccctcgcgccgccggcgtGCCCATCCGCGCCTCCATCTCCAACCCGCCCTACGACCTCACGTCCTTCAAGTTCAGCCCCATCAAGGAGTCCATCGTCTCCCGCGAGATGACCCGGCGCTACATGACGGACATGATCACCCACGCCGACAccgacgtcgtcgtcgtgggCGCCGGCTCCGCGGGCCTCTCCTGCGCGTACGAGCTCTCCAAGGACCCCTCCGTCAGCGTCGCCATCGTGGAGCAGTCCGtgtcccccggcggcggcgcctggctGGGCGGGCAGCTGTTCTCGGCCATGGTGGTGCGCAAGCCCGCCCACCTGTTCCTCGACGAGCTCGGCGTCGCGTACGACGAGGCCGAGGACTACGTGGTGGTCAGTCACGCCGCGCTCTTCACCTCCACCGTCATGAGCCGCCTCCTGGCGCGGCCCAACGTGAAGCTCTtcaacgccgtcgccgccgaggacCTCATCGTCAAGCAGGGCCGCGTCGCCGGGGTGGTCACCAACTGGGCGCTCGTCGCCATGAACCACGGCACCCAGTCGTGCATGGACCCCAACGTGATGGAGGCCAAGGTGGTGGTCAGCTCCTGCGGCCACGACGGGCCGTTCGGGGCCACCGGCGTCAAGAGGCTCCAGGACATCGGCATGATCAGCGCCGTGCCCGGGATGAAGGCCCTCGACATGAACACCGCCGAGGACGCCATCGTCCGCCTCACGCGCGAGGTCGTGCCTGGCATGATCGTCACCGGCATGGAGGTCGCCGAGATCGACGGCGCCCCGAGAATG GGCCCGACGTTCGGCGCCATGATGATCTCCGGGCAGAAGGCGGCGCACCTGGCGCTGAAGGCGCTTGGAAGGCCCAACGCCATCGACGGGACCACCCAGACGGCGTCGCAGGCGTGGCGCGAGGAGCTCGTGATGGCGTCCAAGGACGACGAGGTCGTGGACGCGTGA
- the LOC117842705 gene encoding isocitrate lyase: MASPFSVPSLIMEEEGRFEAEVAEVESWWGTERFRLTKRPYAARDVVLLRGTLRQSYASGEMAKKLWRTLRAHQAAGTASRTFGALDPVQVTMMAKHLDTIYVSGWQCSSTHTSTNEPGPDLADYPYDTVPNKVEHLFFAQLYHDRKQREARMSLPRAERARASYVDFLKPIIADGDTGFGGATATVKLCKLFVERGAAGVHLEDQSSVTKKCGHMAGKVLVAVSEHVNRLVAARLQFDVMGVETVLVARSDAVAATLIQTNVDARDHQFILGATNPGLRGRSLAAVLSDGMAAGKTGRELQAIEDEWLAAAQLKTFSDCVRDAIAGLNATEQEKQRKLQEWDAATSYDRCVSNEQARDVAARLGVASVFWDWDLPRTREGFYRFRGSVAAAVVRGRAFAPHADVLWMETSSPNVAECTAFAEGVKAACPEVMLAYNLSPSFNWDASGMTDGEMSAFIPRVARLGYVWQFITLAGFHADALVTDTFARDFARRGMLAYVERIQREERINGVETLEHQKWSGANFYDRVLKTVQGGISSTAAMGKGVTEDQFKDSYPASGNGGSSLQVVAKSRI; encoded by the exons ATGGCGTCGCCGTTCTCCGTGCCTTCCCTG ATcatggaggaggaagggaggttCGAGGCGGAGGTAGCGGAGGTGGAGTCGTGGTGGGGCACGGAGCGGTTCCGTCTGACCAagcgcccctacgccgcccgcgacgtcgtcctcctccgcggcaCGCTCCGGCAGAGCTACGCCTCGGGGGAGATGGCCAAGAAGCTGTGGCGCACGCTCAGGGCGCACCAGGCCGCCGGCACCGCGTCCCGCACCTTCGGCGCGCTGGACCCCGTCCAGGTGACCATGATGGCCAAGCACCTCGACACCATCTACGTCTCCGGGTGGCAGTGCTCCTCCACGCACACCTCCACCAACGAGCCCGGCCCGGACCTCGCCGACTACCCCTACGACACCGTGCCCAACAAGGTGGAGCACCTCTTCTTCGCGCAGCTCTACCACGACCGCAAGCAGCGGGAGGCGCGCATGTCGCTGCCCCGCGCCGAGCGGGCGCGCGCGTCCTACGTCGACTTCCTCAAGCCCATCATCGCCGACGGAGACACCGGcttcggcggcgccaccgccaccgtcaaGCTCTGCAAGCTCTTCGTCGAGCGCGGGGCCGCCGGGGTCCACCTCGAGGACCAGTCGTCCGTCACCAAGAAGTGCGGCCACATGGCCGGGAAGGTGCTCGTCGCGGTGTCCGAGCACGTCaaccgcctcgtcgccgcgcgGCTCCAGTTCGACGTCATGGGCGTCGAGACCGTCCTCGTCGCGCGctccgacgccgtcgccgccacgcTCATCCAGACCAACGTCGACGCGCGGGACCACCAGTTCATCCTCGGCGCCACCAACCCGGGCCTCAGGGGACGGAGCCTCGCCGCCGTTCTCTCCGACGGCATGGCGGCCGGCAAGACCGGCCGGGAGCTCCAGGCCATCGAGGACGAGTGGCTGGCCGCGGCGCAGCTCAAGACCTTCTCCGACTGCGTCAGGGACGCCATCGCGGGGCTGAACGCCACCGAACAGGAGAAGCAGCGAAAGCTCCAGGAGTGGGACGCCGCCACCAGCTACGATAGGTGCGTGTCCAACGAGCAGGCGCGCGACGTCGCGGCGCGCCTCGGCGTCGCGTCCGTGTTCTGGGACTGGGACCTTCCCCGGACCAGGGAAGGGTTCTACCGCTTCCGGGGCtccgtggcggcggccgtggtcCGTGGCCGCGCCTTCGCGCCGCACGCCGACGTGCTCTGGATGGAGACGTCGAGCCCCAACGTGGCCGAGTGCACGGCCTTCGCGGAGGGCGTCAAGGCGGCGTGCCCCGAGGTCATGCTGGCATACAACCTCTCACCGTCCTTCAACTGGGACGCGTCCGGGATGACGGACGGCGAGATGTCGGCGTTCATCCCGCGCGTCGCGCGGCTCGGCTACGTCTGGCAGTTCATCACGCTCGCCGGGTTCCACGCCGACGCGCTCGTCACCGACACGTTCGCCCGGGACTTCGCGCGGCGGGGCATGCTGGCCTACGTGGAGAGGATccagagggaggagaggatcaACGGGGTGGAGACGCTGGAGCACCAGAAGTGGTCGGGCGCCAACTTCTACGACAGGGTGCTCAAGACCGTGCAGGGTGGCAtatcctccaccgccgccatggGCAAAG GAGTTACTGAGGATCAGTTCAAGGACTCGTATCCTGCATCTGGAAATGGTGGTAGTAGCCTTCAAGTTGTTGCCAAATCCAGGATTTGA